The Vibrio splendidus genome has a window encoding:
- a CDS encoding YeeE/YedE family protein has protein sequence MSLIPWDAFFGGMLLGASAIVLMLGIGRVAGISGIVSRLLPSRNNKRLESGSESRSDTNTEKTEKHWRLAFVVGMVASGWLLIPTGYQLPQLEEINFAVVIIAGLLVGFGTKMANGCTSGHGIVGMARLSKRSIVATCVFMSVAMATVLVKNLIGLGA, from the coding sequence ATGAGTTTAATACCTTGGGATGCATTTTTCGGTGGCATGCTACTAGGCGCGTCGGCAATTGTTCTGATGTTGGGGATCGGGCGAGTTGCGGGGATCAGCGGAATCGTTAGCCGCTTATTGCCGTCTAGAAACAACAAAAGATTAGAATCAGGATCTGAATCCAGATCGGACACCAACACAGAGAAAACCGAAAAACATTGGCGACTTGCTTTTGTTGTCGGAATGGTCGCGAGCGGTTGGTTATTGATTCCAACGGGCTACCAACTTCCGCAATTAGAAGAGATCAACTTCGCGGTGGTAATCATAGCCGGACTATTGGTGGGCTTCGGTACCAAGATGGCGAACGGTTGTACTAGCGGACATGGCATTGTCGGAATGGCTCGTTTATCTAAACGTTCAATTGTCGCGACCTGTGTATTTATGAGTGTCGCGATGGCAACAGTGTTGGTTAAAAACCTGATTGGCTTGGGGGCATAA
- a CDS encoding endonuclease/exonuclease/phosphatase family protein has translation MIRLQKWIMLACLLSGQTFAEPLTISSWNIEWLSTNEAVNKFSAQRDQADFDKLEQYFQSLDADVVAFQEVDDVNAIQRITGDQYKILMSDRALPKNSNRQFKEVNQYTGFAVRKGITLTDYADFPLETSANSKLRFASYMVVETDSNPIHMLSVHLKAGCSGAYKSNRDCSRLKDQAKQLNKWIQQRERKGEDYAILGDFNHNLSYSRDWMWKDMTQNTDAQLATRKTRADCKVRSNRNNHRTHQFRSVIDHIVVSKSLDASPAKQKVFETQDVLDYKLSDHCPVSTTIKQ, from the coding sequence ATGATACGACTTCAAAAGTGGATAATGTTAGCTTGCTTGCTCAGTGGCCAGACATTTGCTGAACCTTTGACCATATCCAGTTGGAATATCGAATGGTTATCAACCAACGAGGCTGTGAATAAGTTTTCTGCCCAACGTGATCAAGCGGATTTCGATAAGCTCGAACAGTATTTCCAATCCTTAGATGCGGATGTGGTCGCCTTTCAAGAAGTCGACGACGTCAATGCCATTCAACGCATCACCGGCGATCAATACAAAATATTGATGTCTGACCGCGCATTGCCCAAAAACAGTAACCGACAATTCAAAGAAGTGAACCAATATACAGGCTTCGCGGTTCGTAAAGGAATCACACTCACCGACTACGCTGACTTTCCTCTGGAAACGAGTGCTAACAGCAAGCTCAGATTTGCCAGTTATATGGTTGTGGAAACGGATTCAAATCCAATTCACATGTTGTCAGTGCACTTAAAGGCCGGATGCAGCGGCGCTTACAAGTCGAACCGTGACTGTTCAAGACTTAAAGACCAAGCTAAGCAACTGAATAAGTGGATACAGCAAAGAGAACGTAAAGGCGAAGACTACGCGATTCTGGGCGACTTTAACCATAACCTCTCCTATTCACGAGATTGGATGTGGAAAGATATGACGCAAAATACCGATGCTCAGTTGGCAACAAGAAAAACTCGAGCAGATTGTAAGGTGCGCTCAAACCGCAACAATCACCGTACACATCAATTTCGTTCGGTGATTGACCATATTGTTGTGAGCAAGTCCTTAGATGCCTCTCCTGCGAAACAAAAGGTATTTGAAACGCAAGATGTTCTGGACTACAAACTCAGTGATCACTGTCCAGTTTCAACAACGATCAAACAGTAA
- a CDS encoding amino acid aminotransferase: MFSHLPKPTLDPILSLSVAYRGDPRTDKVDLGIGVYKNDQGETPIMKAVSMAQDIVVDTQKTKAYVGLAGCEEFNQSMVDLLLKGTSAMDRVAAIQTPGASGALRMLGDLMKVSQPDTTVWISNPSYVNHKPVMEAAGLKVRYYNYFSPETKQVDTAKMLDDLSKAGPSDVVLLHGCCHNPTGADINFEAWQEITKLSQKNGFLPFVDIAYQGFGDGLEEDAKGLQHMANNVEEMLITTSCSKNFGLYRERTGAAIVIGKNSEHVGNAKGKLLTLARSTYTMPPDHGAALVKTILQNQELTSIWKQELSEMQQRLLNLRQSLCDELRNTYNTSHFDFIESHKGMFSVLGFKETQMNQLREEYGVYGVGDGRINIAGLSESHIPYVAKAIANVSK; encoded by the coding sequence ATGTTTTCACATCTACCAAAACCAACTTTAGATCCAATTTTATCTCTTTCTGTCGCTTACCGCGGCGATCCTCGTACTGACAAAGTCGATTTAGGCATTGGCGTTTACAAAAACGACCAAGGCGAAACACCGATCATGAAAGCCGTTTCTATGGCTCAAGACATTGTTGTCGATACTCAGAAAACCAAAGCTTACGTTGGCCTAGCAGGCTGTGAAGAGTTTAACCAGAGCATGGTTGATCTACTGCTTAAAGGGACTTCAGCAATGGATCGCGTTGCTGCGATTCAAACACCAGGTGCAAGTGGTGCACTTCGTATGTTGGGCGACTTAATGAAAGTCTCTCAACCAGACACCACCGTTTGGATCTCAAACCCAAGCTACGTTAACCATAAACCGGTGATGGAAGCAGCGGGCTTAAAAGTTCGATACTACAACTACTTCAGTCCGGAAACGAAGCAAGTTGATACTGCGAAAATGTTGGATGATCTTTCAAAAGCGGGTCCATCAGACGTGGTACTACTGCACGGTTGCTGTCATAACCCAACGGGTGCGGATATCAACTTTGAAGCATGGCAGGAAATCACCAAGTTATCTCAGAAGAATGGTTTCTTACCGTTCGTTGATATTGCCTACCAAGGCTTTGGCGATGGCCTAGAAGAAGACGCCAAAGGTCTTCAACACATGGCTAACAACGTAGAAGAGATGCTGATTACTACGTCTTGTTCAAAAAACTTCGGTTTGTACCGTGAAAGAACGGGTGCAGCGATTGTGATTGGTAAAAACAGCGAACACGTTGGTAACGCGAAAGGTAAGCTTCTAACGCTTGCTCGTTCAACTTACACAATGCCGCCTGATCATGGTGCCGCTTTGGTTAAAACAATTCTTCAGAATCAAGAGCTAACATCGATTTGGAAGCAAGAATTGAGTGAAATGCAGCAACGTTTGTTAAATCTGCGCCAAAGTTTATGTGATGAATTGCGAAATACTTACAACACGTCACACTTTGACTTCATTGAAAGCCATAAAGGTATGTTTAGTGTACTAGGCTTTAAAGAAACTCAAATGAATCAATTACGTGAAGAATATGGAGTCTATGGTGTTGGCGACGGACGCATCAATATCGCAGGCCTTTCTGAATCCCATATTCCTTATGTAGCTAAAGCGATAGCTAACGTTTCGAAATAA
- a CDS encoding IS3 family transposase (programmed frameshift) — translation MTIPNKHYVKRTQRDYTLGFKLQVVDAIEKGDMTYKQAQSIYGIQGRSTVLTWLRKHGKMDWTTNPRKNTMPKSPRANETPAQKIKRLEQELEDERLRCLLLNRVVDILDAEHGMSLRKKYIAKGARSLQKEKKVSLSKACSLLNISRQCVYQREKRETTRQAELAPVKGMVLELRRFMPRLGARKLYFLLKPKLIAKGIKLGRDALFNYLREERLLVKPKRSYTKTTNSRHWMKKHPNLLKEVVPSKPEEVLVSDITYVQSNEGVHYLSLVTDAFSRKIMGYEVSNEMKASDVVKALDMTVKTRCYCHATIHHSDRGLQYCSNLYQEKLKKHGITPSMTDGYDCYQNALAERVNGILKQEFLLTQCKDLRELKTLVEESIYTYNEMRPHLSLGMNTPNKMHEKSQQLALLAN, via the exons ATGACCATTCCAAATAAACACTACGTTAAGCGCACTCAGCGTGATTACACACTAGGCTTTAAATTGCAGGTTGTAGACGCCATCGAAAAAGGCGACATGACCTATAAACAAGCCCAATCAATTTACGGCATACAAGGTCGTTCGACTGTTCTTACTTGGTTAAGAAAGCATGGCAAAATGGATTGGACTACCAACCCAAGGAAGAACACGATGCCTAAATCACCGAGAGCGAATGAAACGCCTGCCCAAAAAATAAAACGACTTGAACAAGAGCTCGAAGATGAACGTCTCAGATGCCTTCTTCTCAATAGGGTTGTTGATATTCTTGATGCTGAGCACGGGATGTCGCTAAGAAAAAAGTATATAGCGAAGG GAGCAAGAAGCCTTCAAAAAGAGAAGAAAGTAAGCTTAAGTAAAGCTTGTTCATTGCTCAATATATCTCGTCAGTGTGTCTATCAGAGAGAAAAGCGTGAGACCACTCGTCAGGCTGAGCTTGCTCCTGTGAAAGGGATGGTGCTTGAGCTAAGACGATTCATGCCTCGGCTGGGAGCTCGTAAGCTCTATTTCTTACTGAAGCCGAAGTTGATAGCTAAGGGAATAAAACTTGGCCGTGATGCTTTGTTTAATTACCTCAGAGAAGAGCGCTTACTCGTTAAGCCGAAACGAAGTTACACCAAAACAACGAACAGCAGACACTGGATGAAAAAACATCCGAACTTGCTAAAAGAAGTCGTTCCGTCAAAACCAGAAGAAGTTCTGGTGAGCGACATCACTTATGTTCAGTCAAACGAGGGCGTTCACTACTTGTCATTGGTTACCGATGCCTTCAGCCGTAAAATCATGGGGTATGAAGTTAGCAATGAAATGAAAGCGAGCGATGTTGTGAAGGCTTTAGATATGACGGTAAAAACTCGATGTTATTGTCATGCGACAATCCATCACTCAGATAGAGGGCTTCAGTATTGCTCAAACCTCTATCAAGAGAAACTTAAAAAGCATGGTATAACTCCATCAATGACGGATGGTTATGACTGTTACCAAAACGCGTTAGCTGAGCGGGTCAATGGTATCCTCAAGCAAGAGTTCTTGCTTACTCAGTGCAAAGATCTTCGCGAGTTGAAAACACTTGTTGAAGAGTCAATATATACGTACAACGAAATGAGGCCACATCTCAGCCTAGGTATGAATACGCCAAATAAGATGCATGAAAAAAGCCAGCAACTTGCGTTACTGGCTAACTAA
- a CDS encoding putative ATP-dependent zinc protease, whose translation MYNWKAIVVLMLSGGLFACSTTTQVPVEPEQKPQVEQPVVDDSSKTDATEGEKVTEPTEKPEEVKPTEPEVKPEPVEKPPAKPLKTDDGKLILGEEEWVFVPGLKEAFKARIDTGATTSSISAVDIVDFERDGKDWVKFKIEHDGITTKEISLPVERWVKIKQSSAEGTQRRAVVVASIQIGELKDKTEFTLADRTHLSFPILLGRSFFRDVAVVDVSQKYVQKKITK comes from the coding sequence ATGTATAATTGGAAAGCGATTGTAGTTTTAATGCTAAGTGGTGGCCTATTTGCTTGTTCGACGACGACTCAAGTTCCTGTCGAGCCAGAGCAAAAGCCTCAAGTAGAACAACCTGTTGTGGATGACTCTTCAAAGACTGACGCAACTGAAGGCGAGAAAGTAACGGAACCTACAGAGAAGCCAGAAGAAGTAAAACCAACTGAGCCAGAAGTTAAACCTGAGCCAGTTGAAAAGCCACCAGCAAAACCGTTAAAAACGGATGATGGAAAACTGATTCTTGGTGAAGAAGAGTGGGTGTTTGTTCCTGGTTTGAAAGAAGCATTTAAAGCTCGTATTGATACAGGCGCAACAACATCTTCGATCAGTGCTGTAGATATCGTTGATTTTGAGCGTGACGGAAAAGACTGGGTTAAGTTTAAAATTGAACATGACGGTATCACAACCAAAGAGATCAGTTTACCGGTAGAGCGTTGGGTTAAGATCAAGCAGTCGAGCGCGGAAGGCACACAACGACGTGCTGTTGTCGTAGCTTCAATTCAAATCGGCGAGCTGAAAGACAAAACTGAGTTTACGTTAGCAGACCGAACGCATCTTTCTTTCCCTATTCTATTGGGTAGAAGTTTCTTTAGAGATGTTGCGGTAGTGGATGTAAGCCAAAAGTACGTTCAAAAGAAAATTACTAAATAA
- the nrdG gene encoding anaerobic ribonucleoside-triphosphate reductase-activating protein has product MNYHQYHPIDVVNGPGTRCTLFVSGCVHQCRGCYNQSTQRLDSGHLFTQELQDQIIADLNDPRIKRRGLSLSGGDPMHPANVSEVLKLVQRVKAECEGKDIWMWTGYELDELDEKQKQVLEYVDTLIDGRFEQDKADPMLDWRGSSNQIIHRFTDL; this is encoded by the coding sequence ATGAATTATCATCAATATCACCCAATCGACGTTGTAAACGGCCCAGGAACACGCTGCACTTTGTTTGTGTCGGGTTGTGTGCACCAGTGTCGCGGGTGTTATAACCAGTCGACACAACGATTGGACTCTGGGCATTTGTTTACTCAAGAACTGCAAGACCAAATTATCGCTGATCTCAATGATCCGCGAATCAAGCGTCGTGGTTTATCACTTTCTGGTGGTGACCCAATGCATCCGGCAAACGTGTCTGAAGTGCTTAAGTTGGTTCAACGTGTAAAAGCGGAATGCGAAGGCAAAGACATCTGGATGTGGACGGGCTACGAGCTAGATGAGCTTGATGAAAAGCAGAAGCAAGTATTGGAATACGTTGATACCTTGATTGATGGTCGCTTCGAGCAAGATAAAGCGGATCCAATGTTAGATTGGCGTGGTAGTTCAAACCAAATCATCCATCGGTTTACTGACTTATAG
- a CDS encoding MATE family efflux transporter, protein MLSTYRHLDKEFWQKLLHIGLPVSLQTMLFSLLGVVDIFMVNQLGDSATAAVGVGNRIFFFNLIMVSGISGAVSVLASQYFGAGDFNGIRRTLAQSWALSIVAIIPFVFIYTLAPESVVSVVASDPDYVRLATDYLWITGASLIGTAIVVPLESALRSVGEAKLPTKISIWAIIINAILNALLIFGLFGFPELGVVGAAIGTTVSRFFQTISLLVIAKKHYAHLFPTLSNWRDAILPKHRNKYFKIAIPMLIHDTAWAGGILIYNVIVGQMGVGELAIISLLSPVESILISAFMGFAVAASIILGNEIGAKNYQRVENTAWGYVLVSCGLAALLALLCWFAKPAIVYMIDLTHLELKDTAVNVTLVMALGMILRVFNMVGIGGVLKSGGDINYSVFIDLFGQWAIGIPLAYFTALVWGWPLEWVLMIVLLEELAKIVLTSKRIQSKKWINNLIDEPENIPI, encoded by the coding sequence ATGCTCTCGACATATCGTCATTTAGACAAAGAGTTTTGGCAAAAACTATTACACATTGGTTTACCTGTCTCGCTGCAAACCATGTTGTTTTCATTGCTAGGCGTGGTCGATATTTTTATGGTCAATCAGCTTGGTGATTCTGCAACCGCCGCTGTTGGCGTTGGCAACCGCATCTTCTTCTTCAACTTGATCATGGTATCGGGGATTAGCGGAGCTGTGAGCGTGCTAGCTTCGCAATATTTTGGCGCAGGTGATTTCAACGGAATTAGACGCACATTAGCGCAATCATGGGCATTGTCGATTGTCGCCATCATCCCGTTTGTGTTCATTTATACATTGGCTCCTGAATCAGTCGTGTCTGTGGTGGCCTCAGACCCTGATTACGTCCGATTGGCAACGGATTACCTTTGGATAACAGGAGCCAGCCTTATTGGAACCGCGATAGTAGTGCCACTAGAAAGCGCACTGCGATCGGTCGGCGAAGCAAAACTACCTACCAAGATCAGCATCTGGGCAATTATCATCAATGCGATTCTCAATGCATTATTGATCTTTGGTTTATTTGGCTTTCCTGAACTGGGTGTGGTTGGCGCGGCAATCGGTACTACGGTGTCTCGATTCTTTCAAACTATTTCCCTGCTTGTGATTGCAAAGAAACACTACGCCCACCTATTCCCAACACTAAGCAATTGGCGCGATGCAATATTGCCTAAGCATAGAAATAAGTATTTCAAGATAGCGATTCCGATGTTGATTCATGACACGGCTTGGGCGGGTGGCATTCTGATTTATAACGTTATTGTTGGTCAGATGGGTGTTGGCGAGCTTGCGATCATTTCACTGTTATCGCCTGTTGAAAGCATCTTAATCTCGGCGTTCATGGGGTTTGCCGTCGCGGCTTCAATCATTCTAGGTAACGAGATCGGCGCGAAGAACTATCAACGTGTTGAAAATACCGCTTGGGGGTATGTATTGGTCAGCTGTGGGCTCGCGGCTCTATTAGCCTTATTGTGCTGGTTTGCTAAACCCGCGATCGTATACATGATCGATCTTACTCACTTAGAGCTCAAAGATACGGCCGTTAACGTTACCTTAGTCATGGCACTCGGCATGATATTAAGAGTCTTCAATATGGTTGGTATCGGCGGAGTGCTGAAAAGTGGTGGCGATATCAACTACAGCGTCTTCATCGACCTGTTTGGCCAATGGGCAATCGGTATTCCCCTCGCCTACTTTACCGCGCTGGTGTGGGGGTGGCCGCTAGAATGGGTTTTGATGATTGTTCTGCTGGAAGAACTAGCCAAAATCGTTCTAACCAGTAAGAGGATTCAATCCAAAAAATGGATAAACAACCTAATCGACGAGCCTGAGAACATTCCTATTTAA
- a CDS encoding YeeE/YedE family protein, with protein MKNSSFTIVIGLLAGILFGSGMIISGMVDPNKVLGFLDITGNWDISLAFVMGGALLVFAPFYHLVIKKRSQAVNGEHLDSSNNPLIDRKLILGSTAFGLGWGIAGFCPGPAVTSLSGGNPTVWLFVLSMLVGMWLAGRTNKSC; from the coding sequence ATGAAAAACTCTTCATTTACTATCGTTATCGGCTTGCTCGCAGGTATTCTTTTCGGCTCTGGCATGATCATTTCAGGCATGGTTGATCCTAACAAGGTACTCGGCTTCTTAGACATTACCGGTAACTGGGACATTAGTTTGGCATTCGTTATGGGTGGCGCGCTATTGGTCTTCGCTCCGTTTTATCATCTGGTCATTAAAAAGCGCTCTCAAGCCGTCAATGGCGAACATTTAGATAGCAGTAACAATCCACTAATCGACAGAAAGCTGATTCTTGGCTCTACAGCTTTTGGTTTAGGCTGGGGGATTGCAGGCTTTTGCCCGGGCCCAGCAGTAACTAGCCTTAGTGGCGGTAACCCTACGGTATGGCTGTTCGTCTTAAGTATGCTGGTGGGGATGTGGCTGGCGGGTCGAACCAATAAAAGCTGCTAG
- a CDS encoding AraC family transcriptional regulator, whose protein sequence is MNDKQERYEISENTHQEFVDQSHVLAFEELGIVQCGTASCRDFFSVHRRNQQKHMLLYTVRGKGWLESGACRYILEPGSCITVPAGIENGFGIEEETWQIAWIFLSPDKKWEGVVSDEVNYTLSPAAEVVSSCIHTLLRSIALPIDLGGAIANHSVAQIEYMINAPVPQQQSRNLIRLRRVFDNVQKQLHKEWNVHELAGLFPCSEPHFHRLCQRYYSHSPMTHIMRMRMEYAARLLKSSDWSIQHIGEIVGYPNAANFSTRFKAWSGMTPRQFKHNT, encoded by the coding sequence ATGAATGACAAGCAAGAACGGTATGAGATTTCTGAAAACACGCATCAAGAGTTTGTCGACCAAAGCCATGTATTGGCATTCGAAGAACTAGGTATCGTTCAGTGTGGGACGGCGTCGTGTCGAGATTTCTTTTCAGTGCATAGGAGAAACCAACAAAAACACATGTTGCTGTATACCGTGAGAGGAAAGGGTTGGTTAGAAAGTGGGGCGTGTCGCTACATTCTAGAGCCAGGGTCGTGTATTACCGTGCCTGCGGGCATTGAGAATGGATTCGGGATTGAAGAAGAAACATGGCAAATTGCATGGATCTTTCTCTCGCCAGATAAAAAATGGGAGGGTGTCGTGAGTGATGAAGTTAACTACACGCTTTCGCCAGCAGCTGAGGTGGTGTCGTCCTGCATTCATACCTTGCTCAGAAGTATTGCCTTACCCATCGATTTAGGAGGAGCAATTGCTAATCATAGTGTGGCTCAAATAGAATACATGATTAATGCGCCGGTACCGCAGCAACAGTCACGCAATTTGATTCGTTTAAGACGAGTGTTCGATAACGTACAAAAGCAGCTCCACAAGGAATGGAACGTTCATGAGCTGGCAGGCTTATTCCCGTGTTCAGAGCCCCATTTCCATCGTTTGTGCCAACGTTATTATTCACATAGCCCTATGACTCATATCATGCGCATGAGGATGGAGTATGCAGCACGCTTGCTGAAGTCGAGTGATTGGTCGATTCAACATATTGGCGAGATAGTGGGTTATCCCAATGCCGCTAACTTTAGTACTCGGTTTAAGGCGTGGTCTGGAATGACACCGAGGCAATTCAAACACAACACTTAA
- the nrdD gene encoding anaerobic ribonucleoside-triphosphate reductase yields the protein MKSIVIKRDGSRAPFSRDRIQAAVEAASDKADKEIAIYALNVALAVELKLEDYDEVHISEIQTLVENELMQGPYKSLARAYIEYRHDRDIAREKQSALTREIEGLIEESNVDLINENANKDGKVIPTQRDLLAGIVAKHYAKTHILPRDIVQAHECGDIHYHDLDYAPFFPMFNCMLIDLKGMLTHGFKMGNAEIDTPKSISTATAVTAQIIAQVASHIYGGTTINRIDEVLEPYVMASYEKHLSLAKEWDIHSPEAFAISRTEKECYDAFQSLEYEVNTLHTANGQTPFVTFGFGLGESWGSKLIQQSILKNRIAGLGKNRKTAVFPKLVFAIKDGLNHQKQDPNYDIKQLALECASKRMYPDILNYDKVVEVTGSFKTPMGCRSFLNTYEENGELIHEGRNNLGVVSLNLPRIAINAQRDMTKFYELLDEKLKLARRALETRISRLENVKARVAPILYMEGACGVRLKADDSIADIFKNGRASVSLGYIGIHEAMTALYGTDVHLYDDGEMRAKALELVEYMKREVESWTKETGYAFSLYGTPSENLCSRFCSIDTKEFGVIDGVTDRGYYTNSFHLDVQKTVNPYDKIDFEMPYPEISSGGFICYGEFPNMQKNIEALENVWDYSYTRVPYYGTNTPIDECYECGYNGEFDCTSKGFTCPKCGNHDSTKVSVTRRVCGYLGSPDARPFNFGKQEEVKRRVKHL from the coding sequence GTGAAATCAATCGTAATCAAGCGTGATGGCTCAAGAGCTCCATTCAGTAGAGATCGTATCCAAGCTGCAGTGGAAGCAGCATCAGACAAAGCCGATAAGGAAATTGCTATTTATGCTCTGAATGTGGCATTAGCAGTTGAGTTGAAGCTCGAAGACTACGATGAAGTTCATATTTCTGAAATTCAGACTTTGGTCGAGAATGAGCTAATGCAGGGACCGTATAAGTCTCTGGCTCGTGCCTACATTGAATATCGTCATGACCGCGACATCGCACGTGAAAAGCAAAGCGCTTTAACTCGTGAGATCGAAGGCTTGATCGAAGAAAGCAATGTTGATCTGATCAATGAGAATGCCAACAAAGACGGTAAAGTTATCCCAACTCAGCGTGACTTACTGGCGGGTATCGTGGCTAAACACTATGCAAAAACTCACATTTTGCCGCGTGACATCGTACAAGCTCACGAGTGTGGTGACATTCATTACCACGATCTAGACTACGCACCGTTCTTCCCAATGTTTAACTGTATGCTTATCGATCTGAAAGGCATGTTAACGCATGGCTTCAAGATGGGTAATGCGGAGATCGACACGCCTAAGTCTATTTCTACAGCAACAGCAGTAACCGCACAGATCATCGCGCAAGTCGCGAGCCACATCTATGGCGGTACTACGATTAACCGTATCGATGAGGTTTTAGAGCCTTACGTTATGGCGAGCTACGAGAAGCATTTATCACTAGCGAAAGAGTGGGACATTCATAGCCCAGAAGCTTTTGCTATCTCTCGTACAGAGAAAGAGTGTTACGACGCGTTCCAATCTTTGGAATACGAAGTAAATACGCTACACACGGCTAATGGCCAAACTCCATTCGTTACGTTTGGTTTTGGTCTAGGCGAAAGCTGGGGTTCGAAACTTATCCAGCAATCTATCTTGAAAAACCGCATCGCAGGTTTGGGTAAGAACCGCAAAACAGCGGTATTCCCTAAACTGGTGTTTGCAATCAAAGATGGTTTGAACCACCAGAAGCAAGATCCAAACTACGACATCAAGCAATTGGCACTTGAGTGTGCGTCTAAGCGTATGTACCCAGACATTCTTAACTACGACAAAGTAGTAGAAGTGACAGGGTCATTTAAAACGCCTATGGGTTGCCGTAGCTTCTTGAATACTTACGAAGAAAATGGTGAGTTGATTCACGAAGGCCGTAACAACTTAGGTGTTGTTAGCTTGAACTTGCCACGTATTGCGATTAACGCGCAGCGTGATATGACTAAGTTCTACGAACTGCTTGATGAAAAACTGAAGCTGGCTCGTCGTGCACTAGAAACTCGTATTTCTCGTCTAGAAAACGTGAAAGCGCGCGTTGCTCCAATCCTTTACATGGAAGGTGCTTGTGGCGTTCGATTGAAAGCAGACGACTCCATTGCCGATATCTTCAAGAACGGCCGTGCTTCTGTTTCTCTTGGCTACATTGGTATCCACGAAGCAATGACTGCGCTTTACGGCACAGATGTTCACCTGTATGACGACGGCGAAATGCGTGCTAAAGCGCTTGAGCTGGTGGAATACATGAAGCGTGAAGTGGAATCTTGGACGAAAGAAACAGGTTACGCGTTCAGCTTATACGGTACACCAAGTGAAAACCTATGTAGCCGTTTCTGCAGCATTGATACCAAAGAGTTTGGTGTGATTGATGGCGTAACAGACCGTGGTTACTACACCAACAGCTTCCACTTAGATGTACAGAAGACAGTGAACCCATACGACAAGATCGATTTCGAGATGCCTTATCCAGAAATCTCTAGCGGTGGTTTCATCTGTTACGGCGAATTCCCGAACATGCAGAAGAACATCGAAGCGCTAGAAAACGTATGGGATTACAGCTACACACGTGTTCCTTACTACGGCACCAACACGCCGATTGATGAGTGTTACGAATGTGGTTACAACGGTGAGTTCGACTGTACAAGTAAAGGCTTTACGTGTCCTAAGTGTGGCAACCATGACTCAACCAAAGTGTCGGTAACGCGCCGCGTATGTGGTTACCTTGGTAGCCCAGATGCACGACCATTTAACTTCGGTAAGCAAGAAGAAGTTAAACGTCGCGTGAAGCACCTTTAA